A genome region from Borrelia puertoricensis includes the following:
- a CDS encoding variable large family protein — protein MMKRITLCALLMTLFLLLSCGSGSASAEDPKTTFLDSLVKIGQGFQEVFGIFGNAIGDAFGLTAVKSGDQRSKVGEHFKTIGDGLSTTKEKLKELSGEISEANNANSSTIESVKSAIVSASDVFERLITALTTLADTAKEAGNTDIGDAANNAAAVAADKTSVEAIIAGVKDIIGAAEKSGIEIKSGNAGNAVNAAAASAPSAIGSNNAGQGAGDKLAAEVAKADPWAMIDKIKNSTTNTAVLAGNDKDAGTLATGTNANDANGAGAKTNADLAAAVALKAMTKGGKFSATVADTDAVKAAAVTAVNKVLGILDIIIKKTVASELDKVGKAVKGIQYSETTTQSTEASSTQHTATK, from the coding sequence ATAATGAAAAGAATTACTTTATGTGCGTTATTAATGACTTTATTTTTACTTCTTAGTTGTGGCAGTGGCAGTGCTAGTGCTGAGGATCCTAAAACCACTTTCTTAGATTCATTAGTTAAGATAGGTCAAGGATTTCAAGAGGTTTTTGGTATTTTTGGTAATGCTATTGGTGATGCTTTTGGACTTACAGCAGTTAAATCGGGTGACCAGAGAAGTAAAGTTGGTGAACACTTTAAGACTATAGGTGATGGACTTTCAACTACTAAGGAGAAGTTAAAAGAGCTATCAGGTGAAATATCTGAAGCAAACAATGCTAATAGCAGCACAATTGAATCTGTTAAGAGTGCAATTGTCAGTGCTAGTGATGTCTTTGAAAGACTAATTACTGCTCTAACTACGCTTGCTGATACTGCTAAAGAGGCTGGTAATACTGATATTGGTGATGCTGCTAATAATGCTGCTGCAGTTGCTGCTGATAAGACTAGTGTTGAAGCTATTATTGCAGGGGTTAAAGATATTATTGGCGCAGCAGAGAAATCTGGAATAGAAATTAAATCTGGAAACGCTGGTAATGCAGTAAATGCTGCTGCTGCTAGTGCTCCTTCTGCAATTGGGAGTAATAATGCAGGTCAGGGCGCTGGTGATAAATTAGCAGCTGAAGTTGCTAAAGCTGATCCATGGGCTATGATTGATAAGATTAAAAATTCTACAACTAATACCGCTGTTCTTGCTGGTAACGATAAAGACGCTGGAACATTAGCTACTGGTACTAATGCTAATGATGCTAATGGAGCTGGAGCAAAGACTAATGCAGACTTAGCTGCAGCTGTTGCTCTTAAGGCTATGACTAAGGGTGGTAAGTTTAGTGCTACTGTTGCAGATACTGATGCAGTTAAAGCGGCTGCTGTAACTGCTGTAAATAAAGTATTAGGAATACTCGATATAATAATTAAGAAAACAGTAGCAAGCGAATTAGATAAAGTAGGAAAAGCTGTTAAGGGAATACAGTACTCTGAGACTACTACTCAATCAACTGAAGCTAGTTCTACTCAACATACTGCTACTAAATAA
- a CDS encoding variable large family protein codes for MKRITLCALLITLFLLLSCGSGTTSAEDPKTTFLNSIANLGKGFLDVFTSLSDMVSGAFGIKAETKKSDVGKYFSDIEKTMTSVKEKLNTVVTEHGNYPKVKEVVDKFITNTLDKIAEGAKTAASGATSSDAIGNATADQEAVAADAASVNALVKGIKTIVGVVLKDKGSADATKTGDDGENKKDIGKLFSDTKADAKEENIAKAAASIGAVSGADVLQAIAKSGDANNNVEINNAKDAAELAVAKKDSATKETKQKDAVIAAGIALRAMAKDGKLAAHNDAKHAHAVNGAAASAVGKTLSTLIIAIRNTVDSGLKTISEALAAVKQEDKSADSTTPLDVTSGNNK; via the coding sequence ATGAAAAGAATTACTTTATGTGCGTTATTAATAACTTTATTTTTACTTCTTAGCTGTGGCAGTGGTACTACTAGTGCTGAGGATCCTAAAACCACATTCTTAAACTCTATTGCTAATTTAGGTAAGGGGTTCTTAGATGTTTTTACTTCTCTTTCTGATATGGTTTCTGGAGCCTTTGGTATTAAAGCAGAAACAAAGAAAAGCGATGTAGGGAAATACTTTTCTGATATTGAAAAAACTATGACATCTGTTAAAGAGAAGTTAAATACTGTAGTTACAGAGCATGGTAATTATCCAAAAGTGAAGGAAGTTGTTGATAAGTTTATCACTAACACATTAGATAAAATTGCTGAAGGGGCTAAGACCGCTGCTAGTGGGGCTACAAGTAGTGATGCTATTGGTAATGCTACTGCAGATCAGGAGGCTGTAGCAGCAGATGCAGCAAGTGTAAATGCACTAGTTAAAGGAATTAAAACCATTGTTGGTGTGGTTTTAAAGGATAAGGGAAGTGCAGATGCTACTAAGACTGGAGATGATGGTGAGAATAAAAAGGATATAGGTAAATTGTTTAGTGATACTAAAGCTGATGCTAAGGAAGAAAATATTGCAAAGGCAGCAGCAAGTATTGGAGCAGTAAGTGGAGCAGATGTCTTGCAAGCTATTGCTAAGTCTGGAGATGCTAATAATAATGTTGAGATTAATAATGCAAAGGATGCCGCTGAGCTTGCTGTTGCTAAAAAGGATAGTGCTACTAAAGAGACTAAACAAAAGGATGCAGTAATAGCAGCAGGAATAGCACTACGGGCAATGGCTAAGGATGGTAAATTAGCTGCTCATAATGATGCTAAACATGCCCATGCAGTTAATGGAGCAGCGGCAAGTGCTGTTGGTAAGACTTTAAGTACTCTTATTATTGCAATAAGAAATACTGTTGACTCTGGATTAAAGACAATTAGCGAAGCACTAGCTGCCGTTAAACAAGAAGATAAATCTGCAGATTCTACTACACCTTTAGATGTAACTAGTGGCAATAATAAATAA
- a CDS encoding variable large family protein, with the protein MTLFLLLSCGSGQQSLDLPNGGGAATGGSSLSSVLIDVGRSAENAFYSFLELLSGTLGLRVTKDTTKQQVGNYFNSLGDKLGQASDELEEVAKKSKTELDKGGINKIIKDAVDTAKATLNTLKTHLDSLKDIGDAKVVGDAASDAAGTAADETELKKAYNSLKGIVETATTEGISKPKVGATTLKVDNADNKDGAKILATDNKPAATDAAKAAAILATVSGEEILNSIVKSGESDAALAAAANGSTTAISFAKGGSAANLAGADTAKAAAVAGGVALRSLVKTGKLAAAAAGQGGQGEAQGVGITAANKLLVAVEDLIKKTVKNVLEKAKAKIDEARAPKEAAQQ; encoded by the coding sequence ATGACTTTATTTTTACTTCTTAGCTGTGGAAGTGGACAACAATCACTTGATTTACCTAATGGTGGCGGGGCAGCTACAGGAGGGAGCAGTTTAAGTTCAGTCCTAATTGATGTAGGTAGAAGTGCTGAGAATGCTTTTTATTCTTTTTTAGAATTACTCTCTGGTACATTAGGTTTAAGAGTAACTAAGGATACAACTAAGCAACAGGTAGGAAATTATTTTAACAGTCTAGGTGACAAGCTTGGACAAGCATCAGACGAATTAGAAGAGGTAGCAAAAAAATCAAAAACAGAGCTTGATAAAGGTGGTATAAACAAGATAATTAAGGACGCAGTTGATACTGCTAAGGCTACTTTAAACACATTAAAAACTCATTTAGACTCTTTAAAAGATATAGGTGATGCTAAAGTAGTAGGAGATGCAGCAAGTGATGCTGCAGGAACAGCTGCAGATGAAACTGAATTAAAGAAAGCATATAATTCATTGAAAGGAATAGTGGAGACAGCTACTACAGAAGGTATTTCAAAGCCAAAAGTAGGAGCAACAACATTAAAAGTAGATAATGCAGATAATAAGGATGGTGCTAAAATATTGGCTACAGACAACAAACCAGCAGCAACTGATGCAGCTAAGGCAGCAGCAATACTAGCAACAGTAAGTGGGGAAGAAATTTTAAACTCAATAGTTAAATCAGGAGAAAGTGATGCAGCACTAGCAGCAGCTGCAAATGGAAGTACAACTGCCATTTCTTTTGCTAAAGGAGGATCAGCTGCTAATTTAGCAGGTGCAGATACTGCAAAGGCAGCAGCAGTAGCAGGAGGGGTAGCATTACGTTCTTTAGTTAAGACAGGTAAATTAGCAGCTGCAGCAGCTGGACAAGGAGGACAAGGAGAAGCGCAAGGAGTAGGAATAACCGCGGCAAATAAGTTATTAGTAGCGGTAGAAGATCTAATTAAAAAGACAGTAAAGAATGTTCTTGAGAAAGCAAAAGCAAAGATAGATGAGGCAAGAGCTCCAAAAGAAGCAGCTCAGCAGTAA